Proteins encoded within one genomic window of Polaribacter sp. NJDZ03:
- a CDS encoding pyridoxal phosphate-dependent aminotransferase: MPAISKKGLKMPESPIRKLVPYAEDAKKRGVKVFHLNIGQPDIKTPQVALDAVKNNDIQTLAYARSEGSEEYRNKLVSYYKKHNVNVTADNIVVTTGGSEALLFTIGSITDPGDEIIIPEPFYANYNGFSTASGVTVVPVISKIENNFALPKIEEFEKLITKKTKAILICNPGNPTGYLYSKEEIQKLKEIVLKHDLFLIADEVYREFTYDGLEHTSVMALDGLEQNSIVIDSVSKRYSMCGARIGCIVSKNEDFIKTAIKFAQARLSPPTYALIASEAALDTPQQYFDDVKEEYVDRRNTLIKELNKIEGVKVANPKGAFYCVAELPVKDSDHFAKWLLEDYNLNNETVMVAPASGFYSTEGEGKNQIRMAYVLNKVDLIRSVEILGEALKVYKD, from the coding sequence ATGCCTGCAATATCTAAGAAAGGATTAAAAATGCCAGAATCGCCAATTAGAAAATTGGTACCATATGCTGAAGATGCAAAAAAAAGAGGTGTTAAAGTATTCCATTTAAATATAGGTCAACCAGATATTAAAACACCACAAGTTGCTTTAGATGCTGTAAAAAACAATGACATACAAACATTAGCGTATGCACGTTCCGAAGGTTCTGAAGAATATAGAAATAAACTAGTTTCTTATTATAAAAAACATAATGTTAACGTAACTGCAGACAATATTGTAGTAACAACTGGTGGTTCTGAAGCCTTGCTTTTTACTATTGGAAGTATTACAGACCCGGGTGATGAAATTATTATCCCTGAGCCTTTTTACGCTAATTACAATGGCTTTTCTACTGCTTCTGGAGTTACAGTTGTTCCTGTAATTTCTAAAATTGAAAACAATTTTGCATTGCCAAAAATTGAAGAGTTTGAGAAATTAATCACCAAGAAAACCAAAGCAATATTAATTTGTAACCCAGGTAATCCTACCGGATACTTATACTCAAAAGAAGAGATTCAGAAATTAAAAGAAATTGTTTTAAAACACGATTTATTTTTAATTGCCGATGAAGTGTATAGAGAATTCACTTACGATGGTTTAGAGCATACTTCTGTAATGGCTTTAGATGGTTTAGAGCAAAACTCTATTGTAATAGATTCTGTTTCTAAGCGTTATAGTATGTGTGGTGCAAGAATTGGATGCATTGTTTCTAAAAATGAAGACTTTATAAAAACCGCTATTAAATTTGCACAAGCACGTTTAAGTCCGCCAACATATGCATTAATTGCCAGTGAAGCTGCTTTAGATACACCTCAACAATATTTTGATGATGTAAAAGAAGAATATGTAGACAGAAGAAACACTTTAATTAAAGAATTAAACAAAATTGAAGGCGTAAAAGTAGCCAACCCAAAAGGTGCTTTTTACTGTGTTGCAGAATTACCTGTAAAAGATTCAGATCATTTTGCAAAATGGTTATTAGAAGACTATAATTTGAATAACGAAACGGTTATGGTAGCCCCTGCAAGTGGTTTCTATTCTACCGAAGGTGAAGGAAAAAATCAAATTAGAATGGCGTACGTTTTAAATAAAGTAGATTTAATTAGATCTGTAGAAATTTTAGGTGAAGCTTTAAAAGTATATAAAGATTAG
- a CDS encoding retropepsin-like domain-containing protein, whose translation MIKKYALILCSFLFSLTINAQVGFTFNEGNKYRQQIKFRLINNLIVIPLEINGKELSFILDTGVNKTILFNLFENDSISLLNTRNVKLRGLGNGDAVDALI comes from the coding sequence TTGATAAAAAAATATGCTCTTATTCTATGCTCATTTTTATTTTCATTAACAATTAATGCTCAGGTGGGTTTTACTTTTAATGAAGGGAATAAGTATCGACAACAAATTAAATTTAGATTAATTAACAACCTAATTGTAATACCTCTAGAAATTAATGGGAAGGAATTGTCTTTTATTTTAGATACAGGAGTTAATAAAACCATTTTATTTAATTTATTTGAAAATGATAGTATTAGCTTATTAAATACTAGAAATGTTAAATTACGTGGTTTAGGTAATGGTGATGCGGTAGATGCTTTAATCTAA
- a CDS encoding PDZ domain-containing protein, with protein MGTTIHGIIGHSLLKNVIVKINYKSKRIHFYNPKTFTYRKCKKCETIPFKFYRKKPYINAEVLLDTIGDTFTAVKLLVDSGGSDAVWLFENSKKSIRTPKRFFNDILGEGLSGPIFGNRSRVPEFKLGRFVINNPTVSFLDSASKHNARKFKARNGSVGGGVLSRFKVWIDYPHKKITLKKNGSLSAGFNYNMSGLDVVYNGKELVKEEVLEKFTSVYGKEELNRNSVAFVTSYSFNFKPSFVIRHVLKNSAAEKAGILKGDIILKINGKLAHELKIEDITHKFQERDKKKIRITIKRNGVKMKFEFRLLKKI; from the coding sequence ATGGGGACTACCATTCATGGTATTATTGGGCATAGTTTATTAAAAAATGTAATTGTAAAAATTAACTATAAGTCAAAAAGGATTCACTTTTACAATCCCAAAACGTTTACATACAGAAAGTGTAAAAAATGCGAAACTATTCCGTTTAAGTTTTACCGTAAAAAGCCATATATTAATGCGGAGGTTCTTTTAGATACTATTGGAGATACATTTACAGCGGTAAAATTATTGGTAGATTCTGGAGGAAGTGATGCTGTATGGCTTTTCGAAAACTCTAAGAAATCGATTAGAACACCCAAACGTTTTTTTAATGATATTTTAGGCGAAGGTTTAAGCGGACCTATTTTTGGTAATAGAAGTAGAGTACCAGAATTTAAACTAGGTAGGTTTGTAATTAACAACCCAACGGTTTCTTTTTTAGATTCGGCATCTAAACATAATGCTAGAAAATTTAAAGCAAGAAATGGTAGTGTTGGTGGTGGTGTTTTAAGTAGGTTTAAAGTTTGGATTGATTATCCGCATAAAAAAATCACTTTAAAAAAGAATGGCTCTCTTTCTGCTGGCTTTAATTATAATATGAGTGGGTTAGATGTTGTTTATAATGGAAAAGAATTGGTAAAAGAAGAAGTTTTAGAAAAGTTTACCAGTGTTTATGGTAAAGAAGAATTAAACAGAAATTCGGTTGCATTTGTAACTAGTTATTCTTTTAATTTTAAACCATCTTTTGTTATCCGTCATGTGTTAAAAAACTCAGCAGCTGAAAAAGCAGGTATCTTAAAAGGTGATATTATTCTTAAAATAAATGGCAAACTAGCGCATGAATTAAAGATAGAAGATATTACTCATAAATTTCAAGAAAGAGATAAAAAGAAAATTCGAATTACAATTAAACGCAATGGCGTAAAAATGAAATTCGAATTTCGTTTACTAAAAAAAATATAG
- a CDS encoding DUF1573 domain-containing protein yields MKAFGTLLVIFFISLSINAQEFKFEKETINYGKIEKGSDRERVFVFSNIGDEPIVISRIQSSCGCTIPKKPEAPIMPGEKGEIKVSYDTNRLGGFSKSITVFSNAKEGNKVIRIKGMVTKELSLEKEKSILTDI; encoded by the coding sequence ATGAAAGCTTTCGGAACATTATTAGTAATCTTCTTTATTTCTTTGTCTATAAACGCTCAAGAATTTAAGTTTGAAAAAGAGACCATTAACTATGGAAAAATTGAAAAAGGATCTGACAGAGAAAGAGTCTTTGTTTTTTCTAATATTGGTGATGAACCAATAGTTATTAGTAGAATTCAATCTTCTTGTGGTTGTACAATTCCTAAAAAGCCAGAAGCACCAATAATGCCAGGAGAAAAAGGAGAAATTAAAGTATCTTATGATACCAATAGACTTGGTGGTTTCTCTAAATCTATTACAGTTTTTTCTAATGCAAAAGAAGGAAATAAAGTAATTAGAATTAAAGGGATGGTAACAAAAGAACTTTCTTTAGAAAAAGAAAAAAGTATCTTAACAGATATTTAA
- a CDS encoding valine--tRNA ligase, whose product MTIPSKYDASQVEGKWYDYWMKNNYFHSTPDEREPYTIVIPPPNVTGVLHMGHMLNNTIQDVLIRRARLLGKNACWVPGTDHASIATEAKVVAKLKEQGIKKSDLTREEFLQHAFDWKDEYGGIILEQLKKLGASCDWERTAFTMDPEMSESVIKVFVDLYNKGLIYRGYRMVNWDPEAKTTLSDEEVIHEERQGNLYYLKYKIEGSEDTLTIATTRPETIFGDTAICINPNDERFTHLKGKKAIVPLSNRVIPIIEDEYVDLEFGTGCLKVTPAHDENDKNLGDKHKLEVIDIFNDDASLNSFGLHYQGKDRFVVRKEIAQELEEKGILVKTEVHTNKVGTSERTKAVIEPRLSDQWFLKMKDLAQPAIDAVLGEDAEINLYPKKFENTYRHWMENVRDWNISRQLWWGQQIPAYFYGDGKEDFVVAENREEAYKLAISKNVVDASFKIEDLRQDEDALDTWFSSWLWPMSVFDGIRNPENEEIKYYYPTNDLVTGPDILFFWVARMIVAGYEYKDEKPFNNVYLTGLVRDKQRRKMSKSLGNSPDALKLIEDYGADGVRVGLLLSSAAGNDLMFEEDLCQQGKGFANKIWNAFRLIKGWEVDASLPQPETSKIGLEWYEAKFQKTLAEIEDHFSKYRLSDALMAIYKLINDDFSSWLLEIVKPAYQQPIDKTTFDAIIEVLENNLKVLHPFMPFLSEDIWQYITDRTPEEALIIAKYPVIKDFDAKIIEDFEFATGVVSGIRTIRKDKNISFKDAIELFVIDNDKSTKQFDAVIQKLTNTSVINYVSEKVEGASFRVKSNEYFVPISIENIDVEAEIKKLEGELKRAQGFLFGITKKLSNERFVSNAPEQVLALERKKEADTVAKIETIKSSLSSLQ is encoded by the coding sequence ATGACAATTCCATCTAAATATGATGCAAGCCAAGTAGAAGGTAAATGGTACGACTACTGGATGAAAAATAACTATTTTCATTCTACGCCAGACGAAAGAGAGCCTTATACAATTGTAATTCCGCCACCAAACGTAACAGGCGTTTTACACATGGGGCACATGTTAAATAATACAATTCAAGATGTATTAATTAGACGTGCGCGTTTATTAGGTAAAAATGCATGTTGGGTTCCTGGTACAGATCATGCTTCTATTGCTACAGAAGCAAAAGTGGTTGCCAAGTTAAAAGAGCAAGGAATTAAAAAAAGCGATTTAACACGTGAAGAATTTTTACAACATGCTTTTGATTGGAAAGATGAATACGGAGGTATTATTTTAGAACAATTAAAAAAACTAGGTGCTTCTTGTGATTGGGAAAGAACTGCATTTACCATGGATCCAGAAATGTCTGAATCTGTAATAAAAGTTTTTGTTGATTTATACAACAAAGGTTTAATTTATAGAGGTTACAGAATGGTAAATTGGGATCCGGAAGCAAAAACAACACTTTCTGATGAAGAAGTAATTCACGAAGAAAGACAAGGAAACTTGTATTACTTAAAATATAAAATTGAAGGATCTGAGGATACTTTAACCATTGCAACTACAAGGCCAGAAACTATTTTTGGAGATACGGCAATTTGTATCAACCCAAATGACGAACGTTTTACGCATTTAAAAGGCAAGAAAGCAATTGTACCTTTATCTAACAGAGTAATTCCTATTATAGAGGATGAATATGTAGATTTAGAATTTGGTACAGGTTGTTTAAAAGTGACGCCTGCACACGATGAAAATGATAAGAATTTAGGAGACAAGCATAAATTAGAAGTAATTGATATTTTTAATGATGATGCTTCTTTAAATTCTTTCGGATTACATTATCAAGGTAAAGACCGTTTTGTAGTAAGAAAAGAAATTGCTCAAGAATTAGAAGAAAAAGGTATTTTAGTGAAAACTGAAGTTCATACAAATAAAGTAGGAACATCAGAAAGAACAAAAGCTGTTATAGAGCCAAGATTGTCAGATCAATGGTTTTTAAAGATGAAAGATCTTGCACAACCTGCAATTGATGCAGTTTTGGGTGAAGATGCAGAAATCAACTTATATCCAAAGAAATTTGAAAACACCTACCGTCATTGGATGGAAAATGTGCGTGATTGGAATATTTCTCGTCAACTTTGGTGGGGACAACAAATTCCGGCTTATTTCTACGGAGACGGAAAAGAAGATTTTGTAGTAGCAGAGAATAGGGAAGAGGCATATAAATTAGCAATTTCTAAGAACGTAGTTGATGCTTCATTTAAAATAGAAGATCTTCGTCAAGATGAAGATGCACTAGATACTTGGTTTTCTTCTTGGTTATGGCCAATGTCTGTTTTCGACGGAATTAGAAATCCAGAAAACGAAGAAATTAAATACTATTACCCAACAAACGATTTAGTTACCGGACCAGATATTTTATTTTTCTGGGTAGCAAGAATGATTGTTGCAGGATATGAATATAAAGATGAAAAGCCTTTTAATAATGTTTATTTAACAGGATTAGTTAGAGATAAACAAAGACGTAAAATGTCTAAATCTTTAGGGAACTCTCCGGATGCTTTAAAGTTAATTGAAGATTATGGAGCAGATGGAGTACGAGTTGGACTTTTATTAAGTTCTGCTGCCGGAAACGATTTAATGTTTGAGGAAGATTTATGTCAGCAAGGAAAAGGATTTGCAAATAAAATTTGGAATGCTTTCCGTTTGATAAAAGGTTGGGAAGTAGACGCAAGTTTACCACAACCAGAAACTTCTAAAATTGGTTTAGAATGGTATGAAGCTAAGTTTCAAAAAACGTTGGCAGAAATAGAAGACCATTTCTCTAAATACCGTTTGTCTGATGCTTTAATGGCAATTTATAAACTAATTAATGATGATTTTTCTTCATGGTTATTAGAGATTGTTAAGCCTGCTTACCAACAACCAATAGATAAAACTACGTTTGATGCTATTATAGAAGTTTTAGAAAATAACTTAAAAGTATTGCATCCGTTTATGCCATTTTTATCGGAAGATATTTGGCAATATATTACAGACAGAACACCAGAAGAAGCGTTAATTATTGCAAAATATCCTGTAATTAAAGATTTTGATGCAAAAATTATAGAAGATTTTGAATTTGCAACCGGAGTTGTATCAGGAATTAGAACCATCAGAAAAGATAAGAACATTTCTTTTAAAGATGCCATTGAGTTATTTGTAATTGATAATGATAAAAGCACAAAACAATTTGATGCTGTTATTCAGAAATTAACAAATACATCGGTTATAAACTACGTTTCAGAAAAGGTAGAAGGCGCTTCGTTTAGAGTTAAATCTAATGAATACTTTGTACCAATTTCTATAGAAAATATAGATGTAGAAGCAGAAATTAAAAAATTAGAAGGAGAGCTTAAAAGAGCCCAAGGTTTCTTATTTGGTATTACAAAGAAATTGTCTAACGAGCGTTTTGTGTCTAATGCACCAGAACAAGTGTTGGCTTTAGAACGTAAAAAAGAAGCAGATACCGTTGCTAAAATTGAAACGATTAAAAGTAGTTTGAGTTCGTTACAATAA
- a CDS encoding OmpA family protein yields MKKFIIPVVAISLLATSCVSKKKYVTLENQYINTKGNLQKTTLEKEALEGKFAKIENRVADYNEKINSLKSDNSSLQDANDVKLDMVGKTAVISNKTRERMRATLSKVDPTLLSGAKTLKDSLNLAIAYNLKNKISTSDLSDSDDLNIDIDQTVVMISVSDKLLFNTASYKVKSGAYNLIEKLAAVIKSEPSMDVMIEGHTDSRTINNVTVQDNWDLSVKRATSIVRLLESKYNIEGSRLIAAGRGSTMPLVENTTNANRAKNRRTRIVILPNLDKFFALLADDQLSE; encoded by the coding sequence ATGAAAAAATTTATTATTCCTGTTGTAGCAATTTCTTTGTTAGCAACATCTTGTGTTTCTAAAAAAAAGTATGTTACTTTAGAAAACCAGTATATTAATACAAAAGGAAATCTTCAAAAAACTACTTTAGAAAAAGAAGCATTAGAGGGGAAATTTGCTAAAATTGAGAATAGAGTAGCGGATTATAATGAAAAAATTAATTCTTTAAAAAGTGATAATTCTAGTTTACAAGATGCGAATGATGTAAAGTTAGACATGGTTGGTAAAACAGCAGTTATCTCTAATAAAACGAGAGAGAGAATGAGAGCAACTTTATCTAAAGTAGATCCAACATTACTTTCTGGTGCAAAAACATTAAAAGATTCTTTAAACCTTGCTATTGCTTATAACTTAAAGAATAAAATTAGTACTTCTGATTTATCAGATTCTGATGATTTAAATATTGATATAGATCAAACTGTAGTTATGATTTCTGTTTCGGATAAATTATTATTCAACACAGCAAGTTATAAGGTAAAAAGTGGTGCTTATAATTTAATTGAAAAATTAGCAGCAGTTATAAAATCTGAACCAAGTATGGATGTTATGATTGAAGGACATACAGATTCTAGAACGATTAACAATGTAACTGTACAAGACAATTGGGATTTAAGTGTAAAAAGAGCAACATCTATTGTACGTCTTTTAGAAAGTAAATATAATATTGAGGGGAGTAGATTGATTGCTGCAGGTAGAGGTTCTACTATGCCTTTAGTAGAAAATACTACAAATGCTAATAGAGCAAAAAACAGAAGAACTAGAATTGTAATTTTACCAAATTTAGATAAATTCTTTGCTTTACTTGCAGATGATCAACTTTCTGAATAA
- a CDS encoding aldo/keto reductase, with the protein MAKYKADSERYNKMNYRRTGNSGLLLPELSLGLWHNFGKNDDFDNARNLLKCAFDNGITHFDLANNYGPPYGSAEKTFGKTLKKDFKKYRDELIISSKAGYDMWEGPYGNFGSKKYLISSLDQSLLRMNLEYVDIFYHHRPDPDTPLEETMGALDLIVRQGKALYVGLSNYKPKEAEKAFKILKDLGTPCLIHQPRYSLFDRWIEDGLLGLLGNSGVGAICFSPLAQGMLTDKYINGLPKDSRAVKDGRYLKTDKVMEMLPKIKALNEVAKSRNQNLAQMAISWILKDDRITSVLIGASKTEQILDSVKATENTVFSDEELTRINSILA; encoded by the coding sequence ATGGCAAAATACAAAGCAGATTCAGAGAGGTACAATAAAATGAACTATAGAAGAACAGGAAATAGCGGTTTGCTGTTACCTGAACTTTCTTTAGGTTTATGGCATAACTTTGGTAAAAATGACGATTTTGACAATGCCAGAAATTTATTAAAATGTGCGTTCGATAACGGAATTACGCATTTTGATTTGGCCAACAACTACGGACCTCCTTATGGTTCTGCTGAAAAAACTTTTGGAAAAACCTTAAAAAAAGATTTCAAAAAGTACAGAGATGAATTGATTATTTCATCAAAGGCTGGTTATGATATGTGGGAAGGTCCTTATGGGAATTTTGGTTCTAAAAAATATTTAATTTCTAGTTTAGACCAAAGTCTACTAAGAATGAATTTAGAGTATGTTGATATATTTTATCATCATAGACCAGATCCAGATACACCATTAGAAGAAACTATGGGAGCTTTAGATTTAATTGTAAGACAAGGTAAAGCGTTGTATGTTGGCTTATCTAATTACAAACCTAAAGAAGCAGAAAAAGCCTTTAAAATATTAAAAGACTTAGGAACTCCATGTTTAATTCACCAACCAAGATATAGTTTATTTGACCGTTGGATAGAAGATGGACTTTTAGGTTTATTAGGAAATTCTGGAGTTGGAGCCATTTGCTTTTCTCCATTAGCACAAGGAATGTTAACGGATAAATATATTAACGGATTGCCAAAAGATTCAAGAGCTGTAAAAGATGGACGCTATTTAAAAACAGATAAAGTGATGGAAATGCTTCCAAAAATTAAAGCCTTAAATGAAGTTGCTAAAAGCAGAAATCAGAATTTAGCACAAATGGCAATTTCTTGGATTTTAAAAGATGATAGAATTACATCTGTTCTAATTGGGGCTAGTAAAACCGAACAAATTTTAGACAGTGTAAAAGCTACTGAAAATACTGTTTTTTCTGATGAGGAACTGACTAGAATTAATTCCATTTTAGCGTAA